Proteins encoded together in one Impatiens glandulifera chromosome 1, dImpGla2.1, whole genome shotgun sequence window:
- the LOC124942629 gene encoding CENP-B homolog protein 2-like has product MASHIKGVQHTTMTYEMHKALCEYKSENPTSSQKELQKWVFEKFNIQISQATISNTIKRSLKYLSADLMKPNDIRHKSVKFPNLENALYEWILQHQERVNISRELIQEKDTNFMKILYGDNGLEFYYSLGWVERFKSRHGIKSFRRFGESGSVNMGDEDNSLPTIREKLWLFTMKYVFNMDEIGVFYRLQVDHSLAKKTT; this is encoded by the coding sequence ATGGCTTCCCATATCAAAGGGGTACAACATACAACCATGACATATGAAATGCATAAAGCATTGTGCGAGTATAAAAGCGAGAATCCAACTTCATCTCAAAAAGAGCTACAAAAAtgggtttttgaaaaatttaacaTCCAGATTAGTCAAGCGACAATATCAAATACAATTAAGCGGTCATTGAAATATCTCTCGGCTGATTTGATGAAACCTAATGACATAAGACACAAATCTGTAAAGTTTCCAAATCTAGAAAATGCTTTGTATGAATGGATTCTTCAACATCAAGAGCGGGTAAATATATCGAGGGAGTTAATTCAAGAGAAGGAtacaaattttatgaaaatattgtatgGTGATAATGGTCTAGAGTTTTATTACTCTCTTGGTTGGGTGGAGAGGTTTAAATCACGACATGGTATCAAGTCCTTTAGGCGTTTTGGCGAAAGTGGGTCTGTCAATATGGGAGATGAGGATAACAGCTTGCCAAcaataagagagaaattatgGTTGTTTACCATGAAATATGTTTTTAACATGGATGAAATTGGGGTGTTTTATAGATTACAAGTTGATCATTCATTGGCTAAAAAAACAACTTGA